A DNA window from Pleuronectes platessa chromosome 19, fPlePla1.1, whole genome shotgun sequence contains the following coding sequences:
- the LOC128425326 gene encoding apelin receptor B produces the protein MKPQSSELSTTMDVPDFYKQTMDMKPTEGTYDYYDYDESENSTMCDYSEWTPSYSVIPVLYMLIFILGLSGNGVVIFTVWRAQGKRRAADVYIGNLALADLTFVVTLPLWAVYTAMGYHWPFGVALCKISSYVVLLNMYASVFCLTCMSFDRYLAIVHSLSSTQLRSRGHTRGCLIGIWLLSGLLAAPTLVFRTTKDDPSSNRTSCAMDFSLVLTAKKEENLWIAGLSISSSALGFLLPFLAMMVCYGFIGCTVTRHFNTLRKEDQRKRRLLKIITTLVVVFAACWTPFHLVKSADALSYLDLFPATCAFLRFLLLAHPYATCLAYINSCLNPFLYAFFDLRFRSQCLCLLNLKKSLHASPASSLSSQKTEAQSLATKV, from the coding sequence ATGAAGCCACAGAGCTCCGAGCTGTCAACCACTATGGACGTACCAGACTTTTATAAGCAGACAATGGACATGAAGCCAACTGAAGGTACCTATGATTACTATGACTACGATGAGTCGGAGAACTCCACCATGTGTGACTACTCGGAGTGGACCCCCTCGTACTCCGTCATCCCGGTGCTCTACatgctcatcttcatcctcgGCCTCTCCGGGAACGGGGTGGTCATCTTCACCGTGTGGAGGGCGCAGGGCAAGCGGCGCGCGGCGGACGTCTACATCGGGAACCTGGCCCTGGCTGACCTCACCTTCGTGGTCACGCTGCCCCTGTGGGCCGTGTACACCGCCATGGGCTACCACTGGCCCTTCGGGGTGGCCCTGTGCAAGATCAGCAGCTACGTGGTGCTGCTCAACATGTACGCCAGCGTCTTCTGCCTCACCTGCATGAGCTTCGACCGCTACCTGGCCATCGTGCACTCGCTGTCCAGCACCCAGCTGCGCTCCCGCGGCCACACGCGCGGCTGCCTCATCGGCATCTGGCTGCTGTCCGGGCTCCTCGCCGCGCCCACCCTGGTGTTCCGCACCACCAAGGACGACCCCAGCAGCAACCGCACCTCTTGCGCCATGGACTTCAGCCTGGTGCTGACCGCCAAGAAGGAGGAGAACCTGTGGATCGCCGGCCTGAGCATCTCCTCCTCGGCGCTGGGCTTCCTCCTGCCCTTCCTGGCCATGATGGTGTGCTACGGCTTCATCGGCTGCACCGTCACCCGCCACTTCAACACCCTGCGCAAGGAGGACCAGCGCAAGAGGAGGCTGCTGAAGATCATCACCACGCTGGTGGTGGTGTTCGCCGCCTGCTGGACGCCCTTCCACCTGGTGAAGAGCGCGGACGCCCTCTCCTACCTGGACCTGTTCCCCGCCACCTGTGCCTTCCTGCGCTTCCTGCTGCTGGCCCACCCGTACGCCACCTGCCTGGCCTACATCAACAGCTGCCTGAACCCCTTCCTCTACGCCTTCTTCGACCTGCGCTTCAGGTCCCAGTGCCTGTGCCTCCTCAACCTGAAGAAGTCCCTGCACGCCAGCCCGGCCAGCTCCCTGTCCTCCCAGAAGACAGAGGCCCAGTCCCTGGCCACCAAGGTGTGA